One part of the Armatimonadota bacterium genome encodes these proteins:
- a CDS encoding DUF721 domain-containing protein translates to MNPIHNFVNSGIVPPEVLRAARAISVMKKWEQVVGKEMAARSWPERYDHGTVWVAVVGSAWAQELRMQKDEILARLNTIANEPTLFVNARFGVRPLKKAVINTEPEREEDEFKTLTIREIAERRMREWHKDDELKE, encoded by the coding sequence ATGAATCCGATCCATAACTTTGTGAACTCTGGCATTGTGCCGCCCGAGGTCCTGCGTGCCGCCCGCGCGATCTCCGTGATGAAGAAGTGGGAGCAGGTCGTCGGAAAAGAGATGGCCGCCCGAAGCTGGCCCGAACGCTACGACCATGGCACCGTGTGGGTGGCCGTCGTCGGCTCGGCCTGGGCCCAAGAACTTCGGATGCAGAAGGACGAGATCCTCGCGCGGCTAAACACCATCGCCAACGAACCGACGCTGTTCGTCAACGCTCGCTTCGGCGTCCGGCCCTTGAAAAAAGCCGTGATCAACACTGAACCGGAAAGGGAAGAGGACGAATTCAAAACCCTCACGATCCGTGAAATCGCCGAACGCCGCATGCGCGAATGGCACAAGGACGACGAGTTGAAAGAGTAG
- a CDS encoding DUF4172 domain-containing protein has protein sequence MYIHQRPDWPHYRYDADALLPRLEDATTKRGRLFGMLEAIGFEGIQEQDIEAITQELVQSSAIEGERLDLETVRNSVARRLGVDQGGIAGTDHYVDGLVEMAMDAAQRHDQPLTADRIFNWHAALFPTGRNAQGRVKVGGWRDDEKGPMVVASQRGKREMIHFEAPTADRLEFEMVEFLDWFEANNETSLVLKAGIAHIWFETLHPLDDGNGRIGRNIMDLLLARADQKPHRPYSLAAQIHRNRESYYNQLERQQKGTLDYTEWLVWFLETLSAAIEAASTEVGEAIRRTRFWQRIKDVELNERQRKAVSRMLMGWEGRMTNRKYARLTDCSDATATRDLGDLVAKKVLQLDGAGGRSTAYELTRLD, from the coding sequence ATGTACATCCACCAACGCCCCGATTGGCCCCATTACAGGTACGATGCCGACGCCCTCCTTCCTCGCCTTGAGGACGCAACGACCAAGCGTGGACGACTCTTCGGAATGCTTGAAGCAATCGGCTTTGAAGGCATCCAAGAGCAGGACATCGAGGCGATTACGCAGGAACTGGTGCAGTCGAGCGCGATCGAAGGCGAACGGCTCGATCTAGAGACGGTTCGCAACTCGGTCGCGCGCCGTTTGGGAGTCGATCAAGGGGGCATCGCTGGTACGGATCACTATGTCGATGGTCTTGTCGAGATGGCGATGGATGCCGCTCAACGACACGACCAGCCTTTGACAGCAGACCGCATCTTCAACTGGCACGCCGCTCTGTTTCCGACCGGGCGCAATGCCCAAGGTCGTGTCAAAGTGGGCGGTTGGCGAGATGACGAAAAAGGACCTATGGTGGTTGCATCTCAACGCGGCAAGCGCGAAATGATTCACTTCGAGGCACCAACGGCGGACCGGCTTGAATTCGAAATGGTCGAATTCCTGGATTGGTTCGAGGCAAACAACGAAACCAGCCTGGTCCTGAAGGCCGGGATTGCTCACATTTGGTTCGAAACACTCCACCCGCTGGACGACGGAAACGGGCGCATCGGCCGAAACATCATGGACCTTTTGTTAGCAAGGGCCGACCAAAAGCCGCATCGACCGTACAGTCTTGCGGCCCAAATCCACCGAAATCGGGAGTCGTACTACAATCAACTGGAGCGACAACAGAAAGGGACTCTGGACTACACGGAGTGGCTCGTGTGGTTCCTTGAAACTCTCTCGGCGGCAATCGAAGCGGCATCAACGGAAGTTGGTGAGGCGATCAGGAGGACCCGATTCTGGCAACGAATCAAAGATGTCGAGTTAAACGAACGTCAAAGAAAGGCCGTGTCCCGCATGCTGATGGGCTGGGAAGGTCGCATGACTAATCGAAAGTATGCGCGACTAACCGATTGCTCGGATGCGACGGCTACCCGCGACCTTGGCGACCTAGTCGCCAAGAAAGTCCTCCAACTCGACGGCGCAGGCGGGCGCAGCACCGCCTACGAACTCACGCGATTAGACTAA
- the recF gene encoding DNA replication/repair protein RecF, with amino-acid sequence MSFAVRRLKLANFRNFESLELEIPPGFTILAGQNAQGKTSILEALYWLSTTRMLRGVRDAEAIRQGAAGCMAETELETGTTVSATLEAGARKKFFLNGASLPRAADVIGRLPSVVISIFDLEIVRGDPSDRRLFLDIELSSLSPAYLRHLTVYKRALEQRNALLKMAQERSVDAFSFDTWEEPLAKEGAELRRLRNEYIAGLAPRVASLHSQLSSRPEQLGLRYVQKDEAIDAESLLRGYQQGRGADIHRGATQTGPHRDDVEILVDGQEARLYGSQGQQRTAVIALKLGTLESAKDVLGEAPLLLLDDMLSDLDAERRARLCHVVATEAGQAILTCTEARAAGDEILDRSRVYSVQQGTVSQA; translated from the coding sequence ATGAGCTTCGCCGTGCGCCGTCTCAAGCTTGCCAACTTTCGGAATTTCGAAAGCCTTGAGTTGGAGATTCCTCCCGGATTCACGATCTTGGCGGGCCAGAACGCCCAAGGCAAGACATCGATCCTCGAAGCGCTTTACTGGCTATCCACCACGCGAATGCTCCGCGGAGTGCGCGATGCCGAGGCCATTCGGCAGGGAGCCGCCGGTTGCATGGCCGAGACCGAGCTCGAAACCGGCACGACCGTGTCTGCCACCCTCGAGGCAGGAGCCCGCAAGAAGTTCTTTCTGAACGGAGCGTCGTTGCCCAGAGCCGCCGACGTGATCGGCCGATTGCCGTCTGTCGTTATCTCGATCTTCGACCTGGAGATCGTGCGCGGAGACCCGTCTGATCGGCGACTCTTTCTCGACATCGAACTCTCCTCGCTCTCGCCCGCCTATCTGCGCCACCTCACCGTGTATAAGCGCGCTCTGGAACAGCGAAACGCCTTACTGAAGATGGCCCAAGAACGGTCGGTTGACGCCTTCTCCTTCGACACCTGGGAAGAGCCGTTGGCCAAAGAGGGAGCCGAGCTTCGTCGTCTGCGAAACGAGTACATCGCCGGTCTTGCGCCCAGGGTCGCGTCGCTTCATTCTCAACTCAGCAGTCGCCCCGAACAACTCGGACTTCGATACGTGCAAAAGGATGAGGCAATCGATGCCGAAAGCCTACTTCGTGGCTATCAGCAGGGCCGCGGCGCCGATATCCATCGAGGAGCCACGCAGACCGGTCCGCACCGCGACGACGTGGAAATCCTTGTCGATGGCCAAGAAGCCCGTCTGTACGGCTCTCAGGGCCAACAACGCACCGCTGTCATCGCCCTCAAGCTCGGCACATTGGAATCGGCCAAGGACGTGTTGGGTGAGGCTCCGCTTCTGCTCCTGGATGACATGCTCAGCGACCTCGACGCCGAACGGCGCGCTCGGCTGTGCCATGTGGTCGCCACCGAGGCCGGACAAGCCATTCTCACGTGTACCGAAGCCCGCGCCGCCGGAGACGAAATCCTCGACCGCTCACGCGTATACTCAGTACAGCAGGGAACGGTGAGCCAGGCATGA
- a CDS encoding ABC transporter permease subunit, producing MACHRPQPREPAEVGGDLNRFLGKVLLIAFGISILVPFLWVLMSSLKTGNEIFASPWTPPKSPQFGNFARAWSQGNIGATFFNSIVATVGTLAFLLPIGSMAAYVLAKYPFKGSKLILNSFMGGLMFPNFLVIIPLYVLLKDLGLLNTKLGLILVYIAYSLAFTVFVLSGFFEQLPNELIEASFLDGCTHAEAFWKVMLPLAKPGILVVAIFNAIGLWNEYPLALVLAQSDNVRTLPIGIATLTNNQQYAGDWGALFAGIVIVMLPVMIVYLIFREQIQKTMLAGALKG from the coding sequence ATGGCGTGTCATCGGCCGCAACCCCGAGAACCCGCGGAGGTCGGCGGCGATTTGAACCGCTTCCTTGGCAAAGTCCTGCTCATCGCGTTCGGAATCTCGATCCTGGTTCCGTTCCTTTGGGTGCTGATGTCGTCGCTCAAGACCGGCAACGAAATCTTCGCTTCGCCCTGGACGCCGCCCAAGAGCCCGCAGTTCGGCAACTTCGCCCGCGCCTGGTCGCAAGGCAACATCGGCGCGACGTTCTTCAACTCCATCGTCGCCACCGTCGGCACGTTGGCGTTCCTCTTGCCCATCGGGTCGATGGCTGCCTACGTGCTGGCCAAATACCCGTTCAAAGGCTCCAAGCTCATCCTGAATTCATTTATGGGCGGGCTGATGTTCCCCAACTTCCTCGTCATCATCCCGCTCTACGTGTTGCTGAAGGACCTTGGCCTGCTCAACACCAAACTCGGCCTGATCCTGGTTTACATCGCTTACTCGCTGGCATTCACCGTCTTCGTCCTCAGCGGCTTTTTCGAGCAGTTGCCGAACGAGCTGATCGAGGCGTCGTTCCTCGATGGGTGCACCCACGCCGAGGCGTTTTGGAAGGTGATGCTCCCGCTCGCTAAGCCGGGCATCTTGGTCGTGGCGATCTTCAACGCCATCGGACTCTGGAACGAGTACCCGCTGGCCCTTGTGCTCGCGCAAAGCGACAACGTCCGCACCCTACCGATCGGCATCGCCACGCTGACCAATAATCAGCAGTATGCGGGCGACTGGGGGGCGCTGTTCGCCGGAATCGTGATCGTCATGCTCCCCGTCATGATCGTGTACCTGATCTTCCGAGAGCAGATTCAAAAAACCATGCTCGCTGGTGCCTTGAAGGGTTAG
- a CDS encoding ABC transporter permease subunit — protein sequence MKARTRFIIGFLSPALLLYVGLVGLPLVQSFYLSLFNWRATSNHKTFVGAKNLVQYASDPIMITAGKNQALLLVCGGLMIMMFAVSIAHALLVPSKLSKGIQAIMLFPQVVSMVVVGVIWQFMLHPRYGLLISACRYAHIPIPKDGVLGVEGWAGLAVLLAFVWQAIGFYVMLFGAGLRNIDGEVIEAAELDGAAGWTRFRRITWPLLWSVKRVAVIYVVSNVMGTFALVQLLTNAGPDNATQVLLTYMFKKGWEQNKMGQASAIAVYSFLIAMVLGALVWRVIGRNPENPRRSAAI from the coding sequence ATGAAGGCGCGAACCCGATTCATCATCGGGTTTCTGAGCCCGGCGCTTCTCCTTTACGTCGGTCTCGTCGGTCTGCCGCTGGTGCAGTCGTTCTACTTGTCGCTCTTCAACTGGCGGGCGACCTCCAACCACAAGACGTTCGTCGGAGCCAAGAACCTGGTGCAGTACGCCAGCGACCCAATCATGATCACGGCGGGCAAAAATCAGGCCCTGCTGCTGGTGTGCGGCGGCCTCATGATCATGATGTTCGCCGTCTCCATCGCCCACGCCCTGCTGGTGCCGTCCAAACTCTCCAAGGGCATCCAGGCCATCATGCTGTTCCCGCAGGTCGTCTCGATGGTCGTAGTCGGCGTCATCTGGCAGTTCATGCTCCACCCGCGCTACGGCCTGCTCATTTCCGCGTGCCGATATGCCCACATCCCGATCCCCAAGGACGGCGTACTCGGCGTTGAAGGATGGGCCGGTCTTGCTGTGCTGCTCGCCTTCGTTTGGCAGGCCATCGGCTTCTATGTGATGCTCTTCGGCGCGGGACTTCGCAACATCGATGGCGAAGTCATCGAAGCCGCCGAGCTCGACGGCGCCGCGGGTTGGACCCGCTTCCGACGCATCACCTGGCCACTCCTGTGGTCGGTCAAGCGCGTGGCCGTCATCTACGTCGTCTCGAACGTCATGGGAACCTTCGCGCTGGTCCAACTTCTGACCAACGCCGGTCCCGACAACGCCACCCAGGTCCTGCTCACCTACATGTTCAAGAAAGGGTGGGAGCAGAACAAGATGGGCCAAGCGTCGGCGATCGCGGTCTATAGTTTCCTCATCGCGATGGTGCTGGGCGCGCTCGTATGGCGTGTCATCGGCCGCAACCCCGAGAACCCGCGGAGGTCGGCGGCGATTTGA